The following nucleotide sequence is from Engystomops pustulosus unplaced genomic scaffold, aEngPut4.maternal MAT_SCAFFOLD_442, whole genome shotgun sequence.
GTATAATTACTATTTGGTCAAATCAAATATCTCATGTACACAAGAGCTTCAAATACAGTTTTCCCTTTAGTCTTAATCATTTTTCTTCACTTTCAATAGGAGTCCAAAAAATTTCTCTTAAAGAcaatgatcctttccatcaatgatccaccagggatccgggagaaggacagagagcagatggcggccaggatcctggagctcaccctggagatgatctccttgataaccggagaggtgagagtctcccaggacacggctcttatctctaggaataacagcgggaaatgactggagaggtgaaggattcttaggatctatgtagtgatcagtgtctccccatacacaggattacacagtagtgaagaagtcgtctggtgagtgtgtgaccccccgtgtgtcaggaggatggacccagagccccatcaccgagcctccacctcattcactgatacatgagcagaagatcctagaacttacctccaggatcactgagctgctgagcggagaggtgagcgctgccgggaatgctgggacattgtacaataacacaagggaggggtctgggtgatgactgtgtcattgtgggtgtcaggttcctataaggtgtcaggacgtcactgtctatttctccatggaggagtgggagtatatggaaggacacaaggaccagtacaaggacatcatgatggaggaccaccagcccctcacatcaccaggtaagaggagaccttcctgattatagaggacagagcaggtgtgtaTAACTGATGATGAgatgtttgcactgttctgagGTGGTAGTGACGAAGTGATGGGTCGTTCACAAAGAGCCTGATTTACTTCTTTCTTAAACTGTTTAACAAGACAAAATCACTGGCTTCAGCATATAACAAAAAACTCAGCCTATTGCAGATTCTTGGTTGTCACACCAGCTCTTTATGCAGTATATCAGACTGcaaaaaacacccccccccccagctcatctgagcttcctggctttatctgtTTGCCAAAACCTGGCCTGGGTAAGTGGGAGTAGTTCCCCCACCCTGCTCTTTGACTACTCCAATAAAAGATGGCCTGGATCAACTGCAAGAAGCTTTACTAGCACCTCACTCACACATATCTGCCTTCCTGACTTTCTCCTGCCTCTGTTCTCTATGTAACCTGTCAGCCATTACTCTTCTATCTGACTGCATCTTACTCCCTTTCTCCTGTCTTCTGGCTTCATCTGCTCCTCCAGACCACAAGCTAATGCACCCACTTAGGAAACTCAGACACCGAGACATCCACAACCCCTTGAGACTCTCTCTCTGCTTtatctgactacgacaacacCACTAATATAACTCACCTCATCCGtcttctctctgccatatctgactacgacaccactaatatatctcacctcatccatcttctctctgccatatctgactacgacaCCACTAATATAACTCACCTCacccatcttctctctgccatatctgactacgacaacaccactaatatatctcacctcatccatcttctctctgtcatatctgactacgacaacaccactaatatatctcacctcatccatcttctctctgccatatctgactacgacaacaccactaatatatctcacctcatccatcttctctctgccatatctgactacgacaCCACTAATATATCAACTCTAATATATCacctcatccatcttctctctcgaACCTATATCACCTCATCCATTCTCCTCTGTCATATCTGACTACGACACCCACTAATATATATCacctcatccatcttctctctgccatatctgactacgacaCCACTAATATATATCACCTCCCACATCTTCTCTCTGTCATATCTGACTACGAacaccactaatatatctcacctcatCCATCTCTCTGCCATATCTGTAACCCACTAATATATCTCACTCATCCTCTTCTCTCTGCAGATCTGACTACGACAACACCTATATATCTCActctcatccatcttctctctgtcataTCTGACTATCGACAACACCACTTCTCTCTTGTCATACTATACAAATAAACCGCACCTCTAGAACCTCTCATTACCGACCCGGAGTCTACAAAATGACAAGTCCCTGCCCTCATCATCTCTAGTGCAGCTTTTTGTCTATGATATCCTAGGTCTCCTTTTACtgtccccccccaccacacacacaaccCCAATGCTGTAGCATTCAAAGCGCCCCCTTATAGTATGGTGTCTCTCGAATTCTAGTGACAAGACAGTGATCTTCTTAACAATTACTCCAGCTGATGAATTTACCcttagatgtcttcagctccatgtaacacatctccacactgcgcccctaaatatTTCAAGCTtacagtttaaagaaaatctaccaccataatcaaaaattgtaaaccaagcacacttacctgtCTCTGGGAGAATCCTTTTTTTTAGCTTCATATTCccttttttatggaaaaaaggctttaaaaattatgcaaattagcctattaagcttggagcccctcagacatctttgcataatttttaaagccttttttttcataaaagcaAGGGCATAGGGAGACCAAAGAAgagtgaatcctgccagagggggcgcacaccagcatgtcagtgggcTTGGCTTTATTTTCTAGTTTTAAATGCAATATTTGGTTGCTGGGGTGATATTTATTGCTTTACTGTGGTCATTGGTGCATTTAGGGTGCTGGTTAGCGATGCTGCCCCtcaaagttgagcagtatgacagtgCGACCCTTAGGccaataaatgttgttcaccCCCTCACCTAAATCCTAAGATCCGGAATAGAAGagacatttaaagggaatttcaccatttttataatttattttatgtttatggaGTCAGAGTGGGCCCATTTTACAACACTAATTCTGACTCCACCAATATGTCTCCAATATTGATTTCTTGACTGTATttttccaggagatgaaagtacaagaggttcccatggacgtcccccctcatctccttgtggtgaagtagaagataatcagtcacatctttccacagaggagggaaatcatggagataagagGAAGTTTTTAGGTCCAAAATGTGAGAAGCCTCTTGGTCAAGAAGCAAATCTCATTCATCTTCAAAGTcacaaagaagaaaagaaaaattttaCCCAGAAATCAAATCTGGATCAATATGTAAAAATCCACCAAGGAGAGAAGGCATTCttatgtaatgaatgtgggaaatgttttagtcagaaatcaaatcttgttcaacatcggagaattcacacaaaggagaagccattttcatgtcccgaatgtgggaaatgttttactcagaaatctaatcttgttaaacatcagagaattcacacagaggagaagccattcTTATGTAATGAATGTGGGCAATGTTTCAGTCGGAAATCACATCTTATtcaacatcagagaagtcacacaggggagaagccattttcatgtccagaatgtgggaattGTTTTCGTAAGAAATCACAGCTTgttgtacatcagagaattcacacaggggagaagccattttcatgtccagaatgtgggaaatgttttagtaagaaatcaaatcttgttgtacatcagagaattcacacaggggagaagccatttttatgtaatgaatgtgggaaatgtttcggTGATAATTCAGATctggttaaacatcagagaattcacacaggagagaagctgtATTCATGTAAtagatgtggaaaatgtttcagccATTTTTCAGGACTGTTAAAACACCAGAGCTCTCACACCGGGGAAAAGCCCTTGTCATGTCCagattgtggaaaatgtttcaaatACAAATCTGATATTATTAGACACCTGAGaagccacacaggagagaagccattttcatgtcctgaatgtggaaaatgtttcagcgATATGTCATGCCttgtaaaacaccagaaaattcacACTGGAGAAAAACCATttccatgtccagaatgtggaaaatgcttcAGCGACAAACcacatcttgttagacatcagaaaCTTCACaccggagagaaaccattttcatgtctagaatgtggaaaaggttttagcGACAAACCACAACTAGTTATacacgagagaattcacacaggagagaagccattttcatgttctgaatgtgggaaatgttttaggtaCAAAGCAGGCCTTGTTGAACACCAgataactcacacaggggagaagccattttcatgttctgaatgtggaaaatctttTACTCATAAATCACATtttgttcagcatgagagaattcacacagtggagaagccattttcgtgcgatgaatgtgggaaatgtttcaatgATAAATCAAATTTTGTtgtacaccagagaattcacacgggggagaagccattttcgtgtcTAGAATGTGGGAAACATTTCATCCGTAAATCACAACTTGATGTGCatctgagaagtcacacaggggagaagccattttcgtgtcTGGAATGTGGAAAATCTTTTAGCGGAAAAGCATATTTTGTcgaacaccagagaactcacacaggagagaagccatatttatgtccagaatgtgggaaatgttttactgggAAAAATTATCTTCTTAGACATCTGAAAACTCACACAAAGGTCAAGACCTCTTCATGTAATGAATGCGGGCAAAGTTTTACTGGGAAAGCAGATCTTCTAAAACATTACATAACTCACATAAGAGAGAGGCCAcatttatgtactgaatgtgggagatgttttaaagtgaaatcagatcttgttagacatcagagaattcacacaggggaaaaaccgttctcatgtcctgaatgtgggaaatctttCACAGTGGAATCAAATCTTGTCAGACatctgagaactcacacgggggagaagccatgttAATGTTCATAGTGTAAGAAAtgtgaccagttcagttagctaTTGTTGGATTTTCTTGTTTGAGGTGCGTCCTTGATGCTGATGTCTGTAGGATATGttatatttttcatatatatttatttagaagTTCAGATACATGGGTAGGTATTCAGGTCAATCATCAGCAATGAACATGTGGATAATTTACCTCTGTATATGTACCAACGATAATCAATTTCTTAGGGGATTTCAgcttttacattttatata
It contains:
- the LOC140111389 gene encoding uncharacterized protein, translated to MILSINDPPGIREKDREQMAARILELTLEMISLITGEDYTVVKKSSGECVTPRVSGGWTQSPITEPPPHSLIHEQKILELTSRITELLSGEVPIRCQDVTVYFSMEEWEYIEGHKDQYKDIMMEDHQPLTSPDGSSQRNPPERCPSPGDSRDITQEPERCPSPGDSPDITQEPERCPSPGDSQDIKEELEENVPLDHQESKKFLLKTMILSINDPPGIREKDREQMAARILELTLEMISLITGEDYTVVKKSSGECVTPRVSGGWTQSPITEPPPHSLIHEQKILELTSRITELLSGEVPIRCQDVTVYFSMEEWEYMEGHKDQYKDIMMEDHQPLTSPGDESTRGSHGRPPSSPCGEVEDNQSHLSTEEGNHGDKRKFLGPKCEKPLGQEANLIHLQSHKEEKKNFTQKSNLDQYVKIHQGEKAFLCNECGKCFSQKSNLVQHRRIHTKEKPFSCPECGKCFTQKSNLVKHQRIHTEEKPFLCNECGQCFSRKSHLIQHQRSHTGEKPFSCPECGNCFRKKSQLVVHQRIHTGEKPFSCPECGKCFSKKSNLVVHQRIHTGEKPFLCNECGKCFGDNSDLVKHQRIHTGEKLYSCNRCGKCFSHFSGLLKHQSSHTGEKPLSCPDCGKCFKYKSDIIRHLRSHTGEKPFSCPECGKCFSDMSCLVKHQKIHTGEKPFPCPECGKCFSDKPHLVRHQKLHTGEKPFSCLECGKGFSDKPQLVIHERIHTGEKPFSCSECGKCFRYKAGLVEHQITHTGEKPFSCSECGKSFTHKSHFVQHERIHTVEKPFSCDECGKCFNDKSNFVVHQRIHTGEKPFSCLECGKHFIRKSQLDVHLRSHTGEKPFSCLECGKSFSGKAYFVEHQRTHTGEKPYLCPECGKCFTGKNYLLRHLKTHTKVKTSSCNECGQSFTGKADLLKHYITHIRERPHLCTECGRCFKVKSDLVRHQRIHTGEKPFSCPECGKSFTVESNLVRHLRTHTGEKPC